A portion of the Rhinopithecus roxellana isolate Shanxi Qingling chromosome 19, ASM756505v1, whole genome shotgun sequence genome contains these proteins:
- the ENPP7 gene encoding ectonucleotide pyrophosphatase/phosphodiesterase family member 7, whose translation MLKLMPPHAHEAGIRVGTNPAGEPTPEVRPRDVHSHILKTHGMRSAQVTPGLCPPQQEPVLCTWCACPSGRPSMRGPAILLTVALATLLAPGAGAPVGSQGSRNKLLLVSFDGFRWNYDQDVDTPNLDAMARDGVKARYMTPPFVTMTSPCHFTLVTGKYIENHGVVHNMYYNTTSKVKLPYYTTLGIQRWWDNGSVPIWITAQRQGLRTGSFFYPGGNVTYQGVAVTRSRKEGIAHNYKNETEWRANIDTVMAWFTEEDLDLVTLYFGEPDSTGHKYGPESPERREMVQQVDRTVGYLRESIARNHLTDHLNLIVTSDHGMTTVNKQAGDLVEFHKFPNFTFQDIKFELLDYGPNGMLLPKEGRLEKVYNALKDAHPKLHVYKKEAFPEAFHYANNPRVTPLLMYSDLGYVIHGRINVQFNNGEHGFDNKDMDMKTIFRAVGPSFKAGLEVEPFESVHVYELMCQLLGIVPEANDGHPATLLPMLHKDAALLLNGRSALLPSSGPLIVMGLLGTMILLSEVA comes from the exons ATGCTCAAGTTGATGCCACCCCACGCACATGAGGCTGGGATCAGGGTTGGCACCAACCCGGCTGGGGAGCCCACTCCCGAGGTACGACCCAGGGATGTGCACAGCCACATTCTAAAGACGCACGGGATGAGATCAGCCCAGGTGACCCCGGGACTTTGCCCTCCTCAGCAGGAGCCAGTCCTATGCACCTGGTGTGCCTGTCCATCTGGAAGGCCCAGCATGAGAGGCCCAGCCATCCTCCTCACTGTGGCTCTGGCCACGCTCCTGGCTCCCGGGGCCGGGGCACCGGTAGGAAGTCAGGGCTCCCGGAACAAGCTGCTCCTCGTGTCCTTCGACGGCTTCCGCTGGAACTATGACCAGGACGTGGACACCCCCAACCTGGATGCCATGGCCCGGGACGGGGTGAAGGCACGCTACATGACCCCCCCCTTTGTCACCATGACCAGTCCCTGCCACTTCACCCTGGTCACCG GCAAATATATCGAGAACCACGGGGTGGTTCACAACATGTACTACAACACCACCAGCAAGGTGAAGCTGCCCTACTACACCACGCTGGGCATCCAGAGGTGGTGGGACAACGGCAGCGTGCCTATCTGGATCACGGCCCAGAGGCAG GGTCTGAGGACTGGCTCCTTCTTCTACCCGGGTGGGAACGTCACCTACCAAGGGGTGGCTGTGACACGGAGCCGGAAGGAAGGCATCGCGCACAACTACAAAAATGAGACGGAGTGGAGAGCAAACATCGACACGGTGATGGCGTGGTTCACAGAGGAGGACCTGGATCTGGTCACACTCTACTTCGGGGAGCCAGACTCCACAGGCCACAAGTACGGCCCCGAGTCCCCGGAGAGGAGGGAGATGGTGCAGCAGGTGGATCGGACCGTGGGCTACCTGCGGGAGAGCATTGCTCGCAACCACCTCACAGACCACCTCAACCTGATCGTCACATCCGACCATGGCATGACGACTGTGAACAAGCAGGCTGGCGACCTGGTCGAATTCCACAAGTTCCCCAACTTCACCTTCCAGGACATCAAGTTTGAGCTCCTGGACTATGGACCAAATGGGATGCTGCTCCCTAAAGAAGGGAGGCTGGAGAAGGTGTACAATGCGCTCAAGGATGCCCACCCCAAGCTCCACGTCTACAAGAAGGAGGCGTTCCCCGAGGCCTTCCATTACGCCAACAACCCCAGGGTCACACCCCTGCTGATGTACAGCGACCTTGGCTACGTCATCCACGGG AGAATTAATGTCCAGTTCAACAATGGGGAGCACGGCTTTGACAACAAAGACATGGACATGAAGACCATCTTCCGCGCTGTGGGCCCCAGCTTCAAGGCTGGCCTGGAGGTGGAGCCCTTTGAGAGCGTCCACGTGTACGAGCTCATGTGCCAGCTGCTGGGCATCGTGCCCGAGGCCAACGATGGGCACCCGGCCACCCTGCTGCCTATGCTGCACAAAG ATGCTGCTCTCCTGCTCAACGGAAGATCTGCTCTCCTGCCCAGCAGCGGGCCCCTCATTGTGATGGGACTGCTGGGGACCATGATTCTTCTGTCTGAGGTCGCATAA